The following are encoded together in the Juglans microcarpa x Juglans regia isolate MS1-56 chromosome 2D, Jm3101_v1.0, whole genome shotgun sequence genome:
- the LOC121250335 gene encoding protein FATTY ACID EXPORT 2, chloroplastic-like has product MANVLIGIPQFSLLVARRRVGFRSHWETRNNGGISGTICCSSRRLSELRSSWEFGVRSDQRRRLLAASGAVSFDPVQAPTIYSSRLDTATGGGGDGDEFGNRGGGGGGDNKDDEESGGGSDENSKEMAGMSMSQKLTLAYAALLGVGGAIVYMISGSLNSLLAGGLSASLLYFVYATLPTKPILASSIGLGLSVALLGVMGTRFEIFGKIYPRVVSLVSLIMTGGYLHGIMRSLR; this is encoded by the exons ATGGCGAACGTCTTAATTGGTATTCCTCAGTTCTCTCTACTTGTCGCGAGGCGAAGGGTTGGATTTCGCTCACATTGGGAAACCCGCAACAACGGTGGTATTAGCGGCACCATTTGTTGTTCAAGCCGACGGCTTTCAGAACTGCGATCTTCTTGGGAATTTGGGGTCAGATCGGATCAAAGACGGCGTCTTTTGGCTGCTTCTGGGGCCGTCTCTTTTGACCCAGTTCAAGCGCCCACCATATACTCCTCCCGACTGGATACTGCTACTGGCGGTGGTGGTGACGGAGATGAGTTCGGTAACAGAGGCGGAGGCGGTGGTGGTGACAACAAAGACGACGAAGAGTCCGGAGGCGGCTCAGACGAAAACAGCAAGGAGATGGCTGGCATGTCCATGTCGCAAAAGTTAACTCTGGCTTATGCCGCTCTTCTTGGAG TGGGTGGAGCTATTGTCTACATGATTAGTGGCAGCCTGAACTCACTGCTGGCAGGGGGACTATCAGCCTCACTACTGTATTTTGTTTATGCTACGCTTCCCACAAAACCCATTCTTGCATCATCCATAGGACTTG GCCTTTCTGTTGCACTTTTGGGAGTGATGGGTACTCGTTTTGAGATATTTGGGAAGATATATCCACGTGTTGTATCTTTGGTGTCGCTTATAATGACCGGTGGTTACTTACATGGGATTATGCGGAGTCTACGCTGA